From one Marinobacter sp. LV10MA510-1 genomic stretch:
- a CDS encoding EAL domain-containing protein, with amino-acid sequence MSVLRPILREALFVLELGAALVPQLETLLNPHFWLEVAEQTLRESGSTRETVAEYRPAPAEKAQQQKVAAKVASLEGQQQERLLLRCQKIIPLHPETRRLTQYDVLTGVYDDDGNLVGGKDFIRLAERHDQIQALDRWVLGSMLDWLEHKADDLPQFGGVVINLSGHSLNDPALLEFIYEKLSEREAPIERLCFEITEASAVRDMAALAGFVREMKELGCCFCLGNMGNGPDSFQTLRSLPVDMLKIDSALTANLANSQSDQTMLRSMVEMAHYLEREVIVTQVESRELLALLVQLGVDYAQGTAIERPGMLDSLV; translated from the coding sequence GTGTCAGTACTGCGACCGATACTGCGAGAGGCACTGTTCGTTCTGGAGTTGGGCGCAGCTCTGGTGCCGCAGCTGGAAACGCTGTTGAATCCTCATTTCTGGTTGGAAGTCGCGGAGCAGACACTGCGCGAAAGTGGCAGCACGCGAGAGACCGTTGCGGAATATCGGCCTGCGCCCGCAGAGAAGGCCCAGCAACAAAAAGTCGCGGCAAAAGTGGCCAGTCTGGAAGGTCAGCAGCAGGAGCGTCTGTTGCTGCGATGCCAGAAGATTATCCCGCTGCATCCCGAAACCCGCAGGCTGACCCAATACGATGTCTTGACCGGCGTTTACGATGACGACGGCAATCTGGTTGGCGGTAAAGACTTTATTCGTTTGGCTGAGCGCCACGACCAGATTCAGGCTTTGGACCGCTGGGTGCTGGGCTCCATGCTCGACTGGCTGGAGCACAAGGCCGATGACTTACCGCAATTTGGTGGCGTTGTCATCAATCTGTCTGGACATTCACTGAATGATCCAGCGCTGCTGGAGTTTATTTACGAGAAGCTGAGCGAACGTGAAGCACCCATCGAGCGTTTGTGCTTCGAAATCACAGAAGCCTCGGCGGTTCGCGATATGGCAGCGCTGGCGGGATTCGTGCGTGAAATGAAAGAGCTTGGGTGCTGTTTTTGCTTGGGTAATATGGGCAATGGCCCGGACTCCTTTCAGACATTGCGGTCGCTGCCGGTAGACATGCTGAAAATCGACAGCGCGCTGACGGCGAATCTCGCCAACAGCCAGAGCGATCAGACCATGTTACGTTCGATGGTGGAAATGGCGCATTATCTGGAGCGCGAGGTGATTGTAACTCAAGTAGAGTCACGCGAGCTGCTGGCATTGCTAGTGCAGCTAGGTGTGGATTACGCTCAGGGTACAGCCATTGAAAGGCCCGGCATGCTCGACAGCCTGGTATAA
- the argE gene encoding acetylornithine deacetylase — protein MAQLTAVSDSAASGAVMPPSILEMLTALIAAPSISSSSAKWDSSNRGVIDLLAQWLGPMGFAVEILPVPNMPGKFNLIATLGSGPGGLVLAGHTDTVPFDEKRWHSDPFTLTERDNRWYGLGTCDMKGFFALAIDAAREFVGQPLQQPLIIVATADEESSMDGARALAEAGKPKARYAVIGEPTSLRPIRMHKGIMMERLVFEGQAGHSSNPELGRNALEGMHQAMGELLTLRSQWQQQYRNPSFDVQVPTLNLGCIHGGDNPNRICGRCELHFDLRPLPGMDMGALRQAILEKIAPVASERGLKLKFEPLFDGVPPFETAADAALVAACEKLTGHTAGSVAFATEAPWMQRLGLETLVMGPGSIDQAHQPDEFLAQSQVTPTVNILRQLVRQFCL, from the coding sequence ATGGCTCAGTTAACGGCAGTCTCGGACAGTGCTGCGAGCGGTGCAGTTATGCCGCCATCTATTTTGGAGATGTTGACGGCATTGATTGCAGCGCCATCAATTTCCAGCTCCTCGGCGAAGTGGGATTCCAGCAATCGCGGTGTGATTGACTTGTTGGCGCAGTGGCTGGGGCCCATGGGTTTTGCGGTAGAAATTCTGCCGGTGCCGAATATGCCCGGCAAGTTCAATCTGATTGCCACCCTGGGCAGCGGCCCTGGGGGTCTTGTGCTGGCAGGGCACACCGACACAGTCCCGTTTGACGAAAAACGCTGGCACAGCGATCCGTTCACGCTGACAGAGCGGGATAACCGCTGGTATGGCCTTGGTACCTGCGACATGAAAGGTTTTTTTGCCCTTGCCATTGATGCCGCCAGAGAGTTTGTGGGCCAGCCACTGCAGCAACCGCTGATCATTGTTGCGACCGCCGACGAAGAAAGCTCGATGGATGGCGCCCGCGCGCTGGCAGAGGCGGGCAAGCCCAAGGCGCGCTATGCGGTGATTGGCGAGCCCACTAGCTTGCGCCCGATTCGTATGCACAAAGGCATCATGATGGAGCGCCTGGTGTTTGAGGGGCAGGCTGGGCATTCTTCCAATCCTGAGCTGGGTCGCAACGCGCTGGAAGGCATGCACCAGGCGATGGGCGAACTGCTGACCCTGCGCTCCCAGTGGCAGCAGCAGTATCGCAATCCGAGCTTTGACGTGCAGGTGCCAACTCTAAACCTTGGTTGCATACACGGTGGTGACAACCCCAACCGCATATGCGGTCGGTGTGAGCTGCACTTTGACCTACGCCCGCTACCGGGTATGGATATGGGCGCTCTGCGCCAGGCCATTTTAGAAAAGATAGCACCAGTGGCCAGTGAGCGCGGCCTGAAGCTCAAGTTTGAGCCATTATTTGACGGCGTGCCGCCGTTTGAAACAGCAGCGGATGCCGCTCTGGTTGCAGCCTGCGAAAAACTCACTGGCCACACCGCAGGGTCGGTCGCCTTCGCCACAGAGGCGCCGTGGATGCAGCGTTTGGGTCTGGAAACTCTGGTGATGGGCCCAGGCTCTATTGACCAGGCTCACCAGCCCGACGAGTTTCTGGCGCAATCACAGGTTACACCGACCGTGAACATACTGCGTCAGCTTGTGAGGCAGTTTTGTTTGTAA
- a CDS encoding phosphoribulokinase, whose translation MSKRHPIIAVTGSSGAGTSTTGRIFRRMFDSEGLSAAMVGGDSFHRYTREQMARLAAKGQFGARNHFALGANHIDRLESLFYDYSLTGNGRYRQYVHDEDFALVAEGNKPGSFTPWQDLPPETSLLFYEGLHGGVVSDAFNIAQYVDLLIGVVPIVNLEWIQKIHRDTHKRGYSQEAVVETILNRMNDYVHDIVPQFSHTHINFQRVPLVDTSNPFVVRDVPTEDESMLVIHFRDAREVDFPYLLQVIPNSVLSRHDTLAIPGTKMSLAMELIVRPMVQRLMAQKAFA comes from the coding sequence ATGTCGAAACGCCATCCTATTATTGCCGTTACCGGTTCATCCGGTGCCGGCACTAGCACCACCGGCCGGATTTTTCGCCGCATGTTCGACAGCGAGGGCCTGAGCGCCGCCATGGTGGGTGGCGACAGTTTCCACCGTTATACTCGTGAGCAGATGGCGCGGCTGGCGGCCAAAGGGCAGTTCGGTGCCCGCAATCACTTTGCCCTGGGTGCCAATCACATCGACCGCCTGGAGTCGCTGTTTTACGATTACAGCCTGACTGGTAACGGGCGCTACCGCCAGTACGTGCACGATGAAGACTTTGCGCTGGTGGCAGAGGGCAATAAACCCGGCAGCTTCACACCCTGGCAGGACCTGCCGCCCGAAACCAGCTTGCTGTTTTACGAAGGCTTACACGGTGGCGTGGTCAGCGATGCCTTTAACATCGCCCAATACGTTGACCTGTTGATTGGCGTGGTGCCGATTGTAAATCTGGAATGGATCCAGAAAATCCACCGCGACACCCATAAACGTGGCTACAGTCAGGAAGCGGTGGTTGAAACGATTCTTAACCGCATGAACGACTACGTTCATGACATAGTGCCGCAGTTTTCCCATACCCACATTAACTTCCAGCGGGTGCCCCTGGTGGATACATCCAACCCGTTTGTGGTGCGTGATGTACCCACTGAAGACGAAAGCATGCTGGTGATTCACTTCCGCGACGCCCGCGAGGTGGATTTCCCCTATCTGCTACAGGTGATTCCCAACAGCGTGTTGTCGCGCCACGACACCCTGGCAATTCCCGGTACCAAAATGAGCCT
- a CDS encoding DUF1631 family protein gives MESTERRSSPRKPIKLAAQLDLGRGENWPCQIADFCAEGLFIRYSQAVSQKLDAALGDADGQSLLVRFRGSDSSWVSGQRHQLQVQMRHRVERAMGVCFVEANAVAVSAMLQQCSGARLEGYAHLRAPSERVQFVLHQCAKAVVQFIDPLMQECLNQTVAALQAHAREAGNNQLSNELMDASGQLNSRQRLVWQKMAKSLESPLKPVSKAGPAGSLAVVDKSEFEDWLSLRVMITKADTLYRGPLLQLKLRLDSLNVANATGHTNPLGPSLVCESLRDGLAPLRMSREVEKVAFGVFEHTVLQQLEPLYAELNNILIRQGVLPDLDLTKYLADVQRSESAFEASKPAERSAQQTVASLESGAHSQTQPKPAAEFRSAPEPGSGEKSVQFQEHARLARHAFSTVRSLLDTLASSRAAQSQVRSDEFPANAPPLSSVQLQQQLQQLQTVALPANDSAASLRERVISKVRADGQGKLDTEKQGAVDVVDRFFESLRESPKLDDSTHRHLRQLEVPVLKVVMRDPDFFEDQQSPVRGVLNRLAQLGSRGSKVNPVIQRRVEELIQSIVTGFEHDLGVFERVAEELIERQKRVCQRNVERVKAAAEGAQKVAESKQAVEDTLQARLAGKTVPKALNSLLAGGWRDLLSLTWIRHGPDSKLWHDYLGAVDSLVLFTKDPDSEINLPELLRTIQDGLSSISSSHLPSAQIRDELRQFLVRDPKSAPELVAIPEAPAAPSRLRTLPEQAQRWRKRVQELHTGDWLRDQHPSNELFYIRLVWIARDFQRLVFVNHQGMRVVELELDTLADKMRQGHVVPDPHYQRPLVDEGLDRMVCKVYDQLTSAASHDELTGLLEQREFERQLDQQLTCWQTPRTLLRLSLRNFSKFNDSAGEQAGDALLQQIAAILSACCAEDTPIARLSGAQFALLLPAEDAMALTRELS, from the coding sequence ATGGAATCTACAGAACGACGCAGTAGCCCCAGAAAACCCATAAAACTTGCGGCCCAACTGGATTTGGGGCGCGGTGAAAATTGGCCGTGCCAAATCGCCGATTTTTGTGCGGAAGGCTTGTTTATCCGCTATTCCCAAGCGGTTTCCCAAAAGCTTGATGCGGCTTTGGGTGACGCGGACGGGCAAAGCCTGCTGGTGCGTTTTCGTGGCTCGGACAGTTCCTGGGTGTCGGGCCAGCGCCATCAGTTACAGGTACAGATGCGCCATCGCGTTGAACGTGCCATGGGCGTTTGTTTTGTGGAGGCCAACGCCGTGGCCGTCAGTGCCATGTTGCAGCAGTGCAGTGGCGCACGTTTGGAAGGCTATGCCCATTTGCGTGCACCCAGCGAGCGGGTGCAGTTTGTGCTGCACCAGTGCGCCAAAGCCGTGGTGCAGTTTATTGACCCTTTAATGCAGGAGTGCCTGAATCAAACCGTTGCTGCGCTTCAGGCTCACGCCCGCGAGGCGGGTAACAACCAGCTGTCTAACGAACTGATGGACGCCTCTGGTCAGTTGAATAGCCGCCAACGCTTAGTGTGGCAGAAAATGGCAAAAAGTCTGGAATCTCCGCTAAAGCCGGTATCCAAAGCGGGGCCAGCTGGCTCTCTGGCGGTGGTCGACAAGAGCGAATTTGAAGACTGGCTCAGCCTGCGGGTGATGATAACGAAGGCGGACACGCTTTACCGAGGTCCGTTGTTGCAGTTGAAGTTGCGTCTGGACAGCCTGAACGTTGCAAATGCGACTGGCCATACCAATCCGCTTGGTCCTTCACTGGTCTGCGAATCATTGCGGGATGGGCTGGCTCCCCTGCGAATGTCTCGCGAGGTCGAAAAAGTTGCCTTTGGTGTGTTCGAACACACCGTTCTGCAACAGCTGGAACCGCTTTATGCGGAGCTAAATAACATATTGATCCGCCAAGGCGTTTTGCCCGATCTGGACCTGACTAAATACCTGGCTGATGTCCAGCGTAGCGAATCAGCATTTGAAGCGAGCAAACCAGCCGAGCGATCAGCACAGCAGACTGTTGCCAGTTTGGAGTCTGGGGCACATTCGCAAACACAGCCAAAGCCGGCGGCAGAGTTTCGATCCGCGCCAGAGCCCGGTTCTGGCGAGAAATCCGTTCAATTTCAGGAGCACGCCCGGCTTGCCCGCCACGCGTTCAGCACGGTGCGCAGCCTGCTAGATACTCTGGCTAGCAGTCGCGCTGCGCAAAGCCAGGTGCGAAGCGATGAGTTCCCGGCGAACGCTCCGCCCCTAAGCAGCGTCCAGTTGCAGCAACAACTGCAGCAGCTGCAGACCGTGGCTTTGCCTGCCAACGATAGCGCCGCCAGTTTGCGGGAGCGCGTGATCAGCAAGGTGCGCGCAGACGGTCAGGGCAAGCTTGATACCGAAAAGCAGGGTGCCGTGGATGTGGTTGACCGTTTTTTCGAAAGCCTGCGCGAGAGCCCGAAACTGGACGACTCCACTCATCGCCACCTGCGCCAACTGGAAGTTCCAGTGTTGAAAGTGGTGATGCGTGATCCGGACTTTTTTGAAGACCAGCAAAGCCCGGTTCGCGGTGTGCTTAACCGTTTGGCCCAGCTTGGCAGCCGCGGCAGCAAGGTCAATCCGGTTATTCAACGCCGGGTGGAAGAATTAATTCAGTCTATTGTGACCGGCTTCGAGCACGACCTGGGCGTATTTGAGCGCGTAGCGGAAGAGCTGATAGAGCGTCAGAAGCGGGTGTGTCAGCGCAATGTTGAGCGGGTCAAGGCGGCTGCTGAAGGCGCACAAAAAGTTGCCGAGTCTAAACAGGCCGTAGAAGACACTCTGCAGGCCCGGTTGGCGGGTAAAACCGTGCCGAAAGCGCTTAATAGCCTTCTGGCCGGCGGTTGGCGTGATTTGTTGTCGCTAACCTGGATCCGCCATGGGCCAGATAGCAAGCTATGGCACGATTATCTGGGTGCAGTGGATTCTCTGGTGCTGTTTACTAAAGACCCGGATAGCGAGATTAACCTGCCGGAGTTGCTGCGCACCATTCAGGATGGCTTGTCCTCTATTTCAAGCAGTCACTTGCCGTCTGCTCAGATTCGTGACGAACTGCGCCAGTTTCTGGTACGCGATCCAAAATCGGCGCCAGAGTTGGTGGCTATACCGGAAGCGCCCGCAGCGCCGTCGCGTCTGCGCACCCTGCCAGAGCAGGCGCAACGTTGGCGCAAGCGCGTCCAAGAGCTGCACACCGGTGACTGGCTGCGTGACCAACACCCGTCTAACGAGCTGTTTTATATTCGCCTGGTGTGGATTGCCCGTGATTTCCAGCGTCTGGTGTTTGTGAACCATCAGGGCATGCGGGTGGTAGAGCTGGAACTGGATACGCTGGCGGATAAAATGCGCCAGGGCCATGTTGTGCCAGACCCACACTATCAGCGGCCTTTGGTGGACGAGGGCCTGGACCGTATGGTGTGTAAAGTGTATGACCAGCTGACCAGCGCCGCCAGCCACGATGAGCTGACCGGCTTATTGGAGCAGCGCGAGTTCGAGCGCCAGTTGGATCAGCAATTGACCTGCTGGCAAACGCCGCGAACCCTGTTGCGGCTGAGTCTGCGAAACTTCAGTAAGTTCAATGACAGTGCCGGCGAGCAAGCAGGCGACGCCTTGCTGCAGCAAATTGCGGCTATTTTGTCTGCGTGCTGTGCTGAAGACACTCCGATTGCGCGCCTGTCAGGCGCACAGTTTGCGCTGTTGCTGCCGGCAGAGGATGCCATGGCCCTGACCCGCGAGCTAAGCTGA
- the argB gene encoding acetylglutamate kinase: MSLNRETAVQVASVLSKGLPYIQRFTGKTVVIKYGGNAMENEDLKSSFARDVVLMKLVGINPIVVHGGGPQIGELLARLNIESRFVNGMRVTDAQTMDVVEMVLGGQVNKEIVSLINAEGGTAIGLTGKDANLIRARKLEVVDRSPELERPEIIDIGRVGEVVSVNVGVIDMLTRGNVIPVIAPIGVGPDGKSYNINADLVAGKVAEAMKAEKLILLTNVSGLKSKEGKVLTGLTASQVNDLIEDGTIHGGMLPKIRCALSAVENGVRTSHIIDGRVANACLLEIFTDEGVGTLISRN, from the coding sequence ATGTCGTTGAATCGTGAAACAGCCGTTCAGGTAGCGTCGGTACTTAGCAAGGGGCTGCCCTATATCCAGCGCTTTACCGGTAAGACCGTGGTCATCAAATACGGTGGCAACGCCATGGAAAACGAGGACCTTAAAAGCAGTTTTGCCCGTGATGTGGTGTTGATGAAGCTGGTGGGTATCAACCCCATTGTGGTGCACGGCGGCGGGCCGCAGATTGGTGAATTGCTGGCGCGATTAAATATCGAGTCACGCTTTGTGAACGGTATGCGTGTTACCGACGCCCAGACGATGGACGTCGTTGAAATGGTGCTGGGCGGCCAGGTTAATAAGGAAATTGTGTCGCTGATCAACGCCGAGGGCGGCACGGCCATTGGCTTGACCGGAAAAGACGCCAATTTGATCCGCGCCCGCAAACTGGAAGTGGTTGATCGCAGTCCGGAGCTGGAGCGTCCGGAAATTATCGATATCGGCCGCGTGGGCGAGGTGGTCAGTGTGAACGTGGGCGTTATAGACATGCTCACCCGCGGCAACGTGATACCGGTTATTGCCCCCATCGGCGTTGGCCCGGATGGCAAGTCTTACAACATCAACGCTGACTTGGTGGCCGGCAAAGTGGCTGAAGCCATGAAGGCCGAAAAGCTCATTCTTCTGACCAACGTTTCCGGTTTGAAAAGCAAAGAGGGCAAGGTGCTGACCGGTTTGACCGCCAGCCAGGTCAACGACCTGATTGAAGACGGCACTATCCACGGCGGCATGTTGCCGAAAATACGTTGCGCCCTAAGCGCGGTTGAAAACGGCGTGCGCACGTCGCACATTATTGACGGCCGTGTGGCCAATGCCTGCTTGCTGGAAATCTTCACCGACGAGGGTGTGGGTACCTTGATCTCCAGGAACTGA
- the argA gene encoding amino-acid N-acetyltransferase has product MNANGWLHGFRHSSPYINAHRGRTVVLTLPGDAIRQENFINIVHDIALLSSLGVRLVVAFGARSQIQQRLQDAGLESTFARGLRVTTEQHLPLVMEAIGGLRAYIESQLSMGLVSSPMHNARIRVCSGNYVTAKPVGVLDGVDFGYTGKVRRVDVSGIEKLLDQGQIVLLPPMGFSPTGDVFNLSYEDVGSQVAAALRAEKLMIFIDDPGLLTEDGTLVRELSAAQAADQLSAGQVTGHDAELLKAACDACVKGVRRAHIISYLDDGALLKELFTRDGSGTLVSGDTYEQIRAARVEDVGGITNLIYPLEEQGILVRRSPEMLETEIGRFVVAERDGTIVGCAALYPYGQDDAGELSCFAVDPNYRRAGRGDEILAMIEQQARAQGLQRLFVLTTQTEHWFRERDFKAMPVQSLPGPRLAVYNTQRNSKVFCKAL; this is encoded by the coding sequence TTGAACGCTAACGGCTGGTTGCACGGCTTTCGCCATTCGTCGCCTTACATTAATGCACACCGCGGCCGTACCGTGGTACTGACCCTGCCGGGCGATGCCATCCGCCAGGAAAATTTCATCAATATCGTTCACGATATTGCCTTGCTGAGCAGCTTGGGCGTGCGATTAGTTGTAGCGTTCGGTGCCCGCTCCCAGATACAACAACGGCTGCAAGACGCGGGCCTTGAGTCCACCTTTGCCCGCGGCTTGCGGGTAACCACCGAACAGCACTTGCCGCTGGTGATGGAAGCCATAGGCGGATTACGGGCATACATAGAGAGCCAGTTGTCTATGGGCCTGGTCAGCTCGCCCATGCACAATGCACGCATACGGGTGTGCAGCGGCAACTATGTGACCGCTAAACCGGTTGGCGTATTAGACGGTGTCGATTTTGGTTATACCGGCAAGGTTCGGCGCGTTGATGTTTCCGGTATCGAAAAGCTGCTCGACCAGGGCCAGATCGTGTTGTTGCCGCCCATGGGTTTCTCCCCCACCGGTGACGTTTTTAATCTGTCCTACGAAGACGTTGGAAGCCAGGTAGCCGCCGCTTTGCGCGCTGAAAAGCTGATGATTTTTATCGACGACCCCGGCCTGCTGACGGAGGACGGAACGCTGGTGCGTGAATTATCTGCGGCTCAGGCAGCCGACCAGTTGAGTGCGGGCCAGGTGACAGGCCACGATGCCGAGCTATTAAAAGCGGCTTGCGATGCTTGTGTCAAGGGTGTGCGCCGCGCCCACATCATCAGCTATCTGGACGACGGTGCGCTGCTCAAGGAACTGTTTACCCGTGACGGTTCCGGTACGCTGGTCAGTGGCGACACTTACGAGCAGATCCGAGCTGCCAGGGTAGAAGACGTGGGGGGTATTACCAATCTGATTTATCCGCTGGAAGAGCAGGGGATTCTGGTGCGGCGCTCGCCAGAAATGCTAGAAACCGAAATTGGCCGTTTTGTGGTGGCCGAACGCGATGGCACCATTGTGGGGTGTGCCGCGCTTTACCCCTACGGCCAAGATGACGCCGGCGAGCTGTCGTGTTTTGCAGTTGACCCCAATTACCGCCGCGCCGGACGCGGCGATGAAATACTGGCGATGATTGAGCAGCAGGCTCGTGCTCAGGGTTTGCAGCGTCTGTTTGTGCTGACCACGCAAACCGAGCACTGGTTTCGCGAGCGGGATTTCAAAGCGATGCCGGTACAGTCGCTGCCGGGCCCGAGACTGGCGGTTTACAACACCCAGCGCAACTCCAAAGTTTTTTGTAAAGCTCTTTGA
- a CDS encoding phosphomannomutase/phosphoglucomutase, with amino-acid sequence MKLGKKKTPDNQAPDHSEDAKPSMRAKKTSVKSDKDAGSANRMRTLGSVALSQALIVVVATALALALVFFLILQPASERQFEVTAQAAADNAASRVNGYLSLLQQSVQGLATQPGLVDAVSGGGDLSQAAKQLQNSLPDVVAVYLFPRRAIPRSATNDPMLGFAGLELARKAETGRPLFPDAFPRDNRWFIHLAAPVKMSGNNPVAGTLLMVFDATSLQPLLVDGQNNGALALRQTVSETTSTVLSQGTGLNQGNGGGEPRIATLKNPDWSIAYTPAGQAQMPVNILLAALLLAVPLLAAAIAVWVLLSRAQRSLRRDTTLVIEWAHKAYSGERSKLPALHWDAVASLAEVLYRLSQVVEKRISKASEGGRPAAAGKKCPTADAEPLFQDKDLPDVDMLDGDEDVLGFGGVSAEPLFGADALPDVEEQDESPALSADIFRAYDIRGIVDETLTESGVELIGRAIGSEALARGVSTLCVGYDGRHSSPGLAEAVARGLMASGCNVIHVGVVPTPVLYFATHQLETGSGVMVTGSHNPANYNGLKIMLGGETLSGDAIKTLHQRILNGNLAQGNGSQSSQDVRRAYLDTIVGDIAVAAPLKVVVDAGNGIAGELGPMLIDELGCDVIPLYCDVDGDFPNHHPDPGKPENLRDLIAKVQKEGADLGIAFDGDGDRIGVVTNRGRIIWPDRLLMLFARDVVSRNPGADVLYDVKCSRRLAGVISQAGGRPVMWKTGHSLMKAKMRETGALLAGEMSGHIFFAERWYGFDDGLYAAARLLEILGIEDRHSDEVFEDFPEDISTPELNIEVTEASKFGIVERLSAQGEFGDGSISTIDGVRVEYGDGWGLCRASNTTPALVLRFEAESEEALARIKTVFREQLRQVAPELKATF; translated from the coding sequence ATGAAGCTGGGCAAAAAGAAGACCCCTGACAATCAGGCCCCGGACCATTCTGAGGATGCCAAGCCCTCGATGCGGGCAAAAAAAACGTCTGTCAAATCCGATAAGGACGCAGGTTCGGCGAATCGCATGCGAACACTGGGCAGTGTTGCTCTGAGCCAGGCGTTGATTGTTGTTGTTGCTACTGCTTTGGCTTTGGCTCTGGTTTTTTTCCTGATTTTGCAGCCGGCCAGCGAGCGCCAGTTCGAGGTGACGGCCCAGGCGGCGGCAGACAACGCCGCAAGCCGGGTTAACGGCTACCTGTCACTGCTACAGCAAAGCGTGCAGGGCCTGGCAACGCAGCCGGGCCTTGTCGATGCCGTCAGCGGCGGCGGTGATCTGTCGCAGGCTGCGAAGCAGTTACAGAACAGCTTGCCGGATGTAGTCGCCGTTTATTTGTTCCCACGTCGTGCCATTCCGCGCTCGGCCACCAACGACCCGATGCTGGGCTTTGCCGGTCTGGAGCTAGCGCGCAAGGCGGAAACCGGTCGCCCGCTTTTTCCGGATGCCTTTCCCCGCGATAACCGCTGGTTCATACATTTGGCCGCGCCGGTGAAAATGTCCGGCAACAATCCCGTAGCCGGCACTTTGTTGATGGTGTTTGACGCCACCAGCCTTCAGCCCCTGTTGGTTGATGGCCAGAATAATGGCGCCTTGGCGCTGCGCCAGACCGTGTCAGAAACCACCAGCACTGTCTTAAGCCAGGGCACGGGTTTAAATCAGGGTAATGGCGGCGGAGAGCCGCGCATTGCGACCCTGAAAAACCCGGATTGGAGCATTGCGTACACGCCCGCAGGGCAAGCGCAAATGCCGGTGAACATTCTGTTGGCAGCGCTGCTGCTGGCGGTTCCGCTGCTGGCTGCAGCGATTGCGGTTTGGGTATTGCTGAGCCGCGCGCAGCGCTCGTTACGCCGAGACACCACCCTGGTTATCGAATGGGCTCACAAAGCTTACTCCGGCGAGCGCAGCAAGTTACCGGCTCTGCACTGGGATGCAGTCGCGTCGCTCGCCGAGGTGCTTTATCGATTGTCTCAGGTCGTGGAAAAGCGTATCAGCAAGGCCAGTGAGGGCGGACGCCCGGCAGCTGCGGGTAAAAAATGCCCTACGGCGGATGCTGAGCCGCTGTTCCAGGATAAAGACCTGCCCGATGTGGATATGCTTGATGGCGACGAAGACGTTCTGGGTTTTGGCGGCGTGTCTGCCGAACCGCTGTTTGGCGCTGACGCACTGCCGGATGTAGAAGAGCAGGATGAGTCACCGGCGTTGTCAGCGGATATTTTCCGTGCTTACGACATACGCGGTATTGTTGACGAAACCCTGACCGAATCCGGTGTTGAACTGATCGGCCGGGCTATTGGTTCCGAAGCCCTGGCGCGGGGCGTCAGCACGCTGTGCGTGGGTTATGACGGTCGCCATTCCAGCCCCGGACTGGCAGAGGCGGTTGCACGGGGTCTTATGGCCAGCGGGTGCAACGTAATACACGTTGGCGTAGTGCCTACCCCGGTGCTGTACTTTGCCACCCACCAGCTTGAGACAGGCTCTGGTGTGATGGTTACCGGAAGCCATAATCCGGCTAACTACAACGGCCTGAAGATCATGCTTGGCGGTGAAACCCTGTCTGGTGATGCCATTAAAACACTGCACCAGCGCATTCTGAACGGCAACTTGGCCCAGGGTAATGGCAGCCAGTCGTCGCAAGACGTAAGGCGTGCCTATCTGGATACCATTGTCGGCGACATCGCCGTTGCTGCGCCGTTGAAAGTGGTGGTTGATGCGGGTAACGGTATTGCCGGCGAGCTGGGCCCTATGCTGATTGACGAGCTGGGGTGCGACGTTATTCCACTGTATTGCGATGTTGATGGCGACTTCCCCAACCACCATCCGGATCCGGGCAAACCCGAGAATCTGCGAGACTTGATCGCCAAGGTCCAAAAGGAGGGCGCTGACTTGGGCATCGCCTTTGATGGCGATGGTGACCGGATTGGTGTGGTGACCAATCGCGGCCGCATTATCTGGCCCGACCGACTGTTGATGCTGTTTGCCCGCGATGTGGTATCGCGCAATCCCGGTGCCGACGTTTTGTACGATGTGAAATGCAGCCGCCGCCTCGCAGGGGTGATATCCCAGGCTGGCGGCCGGCCGGTTATGTGGAAAACCGGACATTCGCTGATGAAAGCCAAAATGCGGGAAACCGGCGCGTTGCTGGCCGGGGAGATGAGCGGTCACATATTTTTTGCCGAGCGCTGGTACGGTTTTGATGATGGCCTTTACGCCGCTGCGCGTTTATTGGAGATTCTCGGTATTGAAGACCGTCACAGCGACGAAGTGTTTGAGGATTTCCCCGAGGACATCAGCACGCCGGAGTTGAATATCGAGGTCACCGAAGCGTCCAAGTTCGGCATCGTTGAACGTCTGAGTGCCCAGGGTGAGTTTGGTGACGGCAGTATCAGCACGATTGACGGGGTGCGAGTGGAGTATGGCGACGGCTGGGGCCTGTGCCGGGCTTCTAATACCACACCGGCGCTGGTGCTGCGTTTTGAGGCAGAATCCGAGGAGGCGCTGGCGCGCATTAAAACCGTGTTTCGTGAGCAGCTTCGGCAAGTGGCACCAGAGCTGAAAGCCACATTCTGA